A stretch of DNA from Halolamina litorea:
TCAAAACGGGCATCAACACCAGCATCGACGCCGGCGTGACGCTGTCACCCAGCAGTCAGACGGGGCTCGGCGAAGCAGTTACTCGCGACCGCTGAGGGAGGGCTGGGGTCAGTCGCTACGCGAGCGGGGTGACGTCGACGACGACCTCCTCGTCCGAAACGACGGTGACGCGGTAGCCCGCGTAGTTGAAGCTGATCGTGAGTTGTGTCTCCGGGGCGCTTTGGACCAGCGTTGCCAAGGCGTCCGGGTCGACCGCTTCGTAAAGCGGCGTGTCAAGCGACTGGGGCTCGACGCCCTCGCGATCCGCGACCATAGTTACGATGCTGATAGCCACACTGGCGCCGTCATCGACGACACCACCGAACTCGCGTTCGCTGCGTGCGGCCCTCCTCTGACAAGTCATCACCCCCCGCTTCGAAACTCGTATAAAAAAGCGTTACGACCCCTGAGAGACACCCACACGAAATCGGATATTCGCGCTGACTAGTCCGAACCGGTGAGCGTCAGGGGGTCGTTCGTGAGACCGCCACGGGCGAAATCGGGGGACTGCGGCAGATACCGACTGTTCCGGCAGCGAGACGTTATACCTGTCTTACCTGTGTCTATGAGTCGCATTACTATGCCCTCTCCTGTGGAGTGTACGAGTCATGCCGGGGATAACCGAAGCCGACATGAACCGCATCAATGAGTTCATCAAACGGTCGAAGTTCGAGCGCAGCCCGGAGTTACTCTGTCCGGGGGAGGAGAGTGGGGACGACGACCGGGAGTACGAGGACGGTTCCTAACGCGACTCGCGGGGTGGTAGGTTCCGATGTATGGAATCGCAGCCCACCACTTCGAACCCCCGCGATTCCGTCGCTCGTCGACGGCCGCGGCCGCACCGTCGACGCCGCAGGCCGGAAAAGCCGACTGACAAACAGCGCGGCCGTTGTCAAAGACTAACAATACCCGAGCCGCGGCTCATCCGGGACATGGTCGTTTCCGTCCACGAGCTAACCGGCTTCCAGCGTGATCTGCTCTACGTCATCGCCGGGTTCGATCACCCGTCAGGGCAACGGATCGCCAACGAGCTCGAAGCCACGTTGGATACGGAGATCACCCACGGCCGGCTCTACCCCAACCTCGATACGCTGGTCGAGAAGGGGCTGGTCGAGAAGGGCCAGATCAGCCGCCGCACCAACTACTACGCGCTCACAGACGACGGCGCAGCGTCGCTACGGGCGCGGCGAGCCTGGGA
This window harbors:
- a CDS encoding PadR family transcriptional regulator, translated to MVVSVHELTGFQRDLLYVIAGFDHPSGQRIANELEATLDTEITHGRLYPNLDTLVEKGLVEKGQISRRTNYYALTDDGAASLRARRAWEDDLYVPSSKAP
- a CDS encoding HalOD1 output domain-containing protein; the encoded protein is MTCQRRAARSEREFGGVVDDGASVAISIVTMVADREGVEPQSLDTPLYEAVDPDALATLVQSAPETQLTISFNYAGYRVTVVSDEEVVVDVTPLA